Proteins encoded within one genomic window of Hevea brasiliensis isolate MT/VB/25A 57/8 chromosome 8, ASM3005281v1, whole genome shotgun sequence:
- the LOC131182458 gene encoding uncharacterized protein LOC131182458 — MEESMHILFDDANTSLQRKDSCDDEFEQILNSKNSNNDELESKEPVEDDQNDKEEELPCSTNIEIQEDSQPNVEELQIEEPQHQDIPQEWRYHRNHSKDDILDSPSQRMMTRAQLRRYFANERWNFYKSVQVHKGYAKEVQNGGYEKCWNSHELNN, encoded by the exons atggaagaatcaatgcatatactttttgatgatgctaacacttccttgcaaaggaaagattcttgtgatgatgaatttgagcagattctaaattcaaagaattcgaataatgatgagcttgaatcaaaagaaccagtggaggatgatcaaaatgataaagaagaagaactcccttgctccacaaatattgaaattcaagaagactcccaaccaaatgtggaagaactacaaattgaggaacctcaacatcaagatattccacaagaatggaggtaccatagaaatcattccaaagatgacattcttgatagtccatcacaaagaatgatgacaagagctcaacttagaagatattttg caaatgaaagatggaatttttataaatcagtccaagtacataaaggatatgctaaagaagttcaaaatggaggatatgaaaagtgttggaactcccatgagctcaacaattaa